The following coding sequences are from one Litorihabitans aurantiacus window:
- a CDS encoding major capsid protein, whose translation MSETQLQRGVVETFVQESSILDRLPLMNIEGNAYAYNREATLPGVAFRSVNEAYTESTGTVVQATESLVILGGDADVDRFIVQTRGDLNDQRAIQTRLKVKAASYKFQDAFFNGDVAVDPKGFDGLKKRLTGAQVIDAATNGLGPVAGGHDFFDALDALIGAVPGLEGSNGAIYANRAVQARIISSLRRLGGADFVNESLTNKRVLTYNGIPVLDPGLTAAGAAVLPLTETQGTSTASSSIYAVRFGEDETDQGVTGLTNGGVQVDDLGQLQEKPAYRTRIEFYCGLATFGGRAAARLRGITAS comes from the coding sequence CTGTCGGAGACCCAGCTCCAGCGCGGCGTCGTCGAGACGTTCGTCCAGGAGTCGTCCATCCTCGACCGGCTGCCCCTCATGAACATCGAGGGCAACGCCTACGCCTACAACCGTGAGGCGACGCTTCCCGGCGTCGCGTTCCGGTCGGTCAACGAGGCGTACACCGAGTCGACCGGCACCGTCGTGCAGGCGACCGAGTCGCTCGTCATCCTCGGTGGCGACGCCGACGTGGACCGCTTCATCGTCCAGACCCGTGGCGACCTCAACGACCAGCGGGCGATCCAGACCCGTCTCAAGGTCAAGGCCGCGTCCTACAAGTTCCAGGACGCGTTCTTCAACGGCGACGTCGCGGTCGACCCGAAGGGCTTCGACGGACTCAAGAAGCGCCTCACCGGTGCCCAGGTCATCGACGCCGCCACCAACGGCCTCGGTCCGGTCGCCGGCGGCCACGACTTCTTCGACGCGCTCGACGCGCTCATCGGAGCGGTCCCCGGCCTCGAGGGCAGCAACGGCGCGATCTACGCCAACCGCGCCGTCCAGGCCCGCATCATCTCGAGCCTGCGCCGTCTCGGCGGTGCCGACTTCGTGAACGAGTCGCTCACGAACAAGCGCGTCCTCACCTACAACGGCATCCCCGTCCTCGACCCCGGCCTCACCGCCGCGGGTGCGGCTGTCCTGCCGCTGACCGAGACGCAGGGCACCTCGACCGCCTCGTCCTCGATCTACGCCGTCCGCTTCGGCGAGGACGAGACCGACCAGGGCGTCACTGGCCTCACCAACGGCGGCGTCCAGGTCGACGACCTGGGCCAGCTGCAGGAGAAGCCGGCCTACCGCACCCGCATCGAGTTCTACTGCGGGCTCGCGACGTTCGGGGGCCGAGCCGCCGCTCGCCTCCGTGGCATCACCGCCTCCTGA